TGTCATGATGGGCAGGAGGCACTTTGGCCGCGTGTCGCGCCAGAACTGCAGCTCAGACCAGAGGCGGCGCCATCTGTCGATGAAAGGCCGGTCGTCGGTCTCGTCGGGCTCGCCCAGCTCGACGAGCCTCACCTGGCGATACATGAGGTCGCAGGCCTTTGCGCAGAGGTAGACGGCCCAGTTGGCGTGCATGTCGGGCGTCTCGCGGCCCTTTTGGTagaagatgctcttgacgaaGTCCTCGGCCTGCGATTTGGACGTGCCAAGGCCCTCGGGCACGGGGGGAACCCATTTGTCCAGGCTGAGGACGGTGCTCTCTGCGCCGCCGGAGATGATGGCGCCGCACAGCTCCATGCGAGCGTAGCACCAGAAGACGGCCTGCAAGAGACCGCCGGAGAAACCAGTGACTTCGTAGAAGGCGAAGAGTGAGGCACAGCCCTCAATGTGCCGCCTCCAGTTGCGCGGACTGCCGGACATGAGCTCTAGCACGGCCAGGATGCACGCCGTGACGAGCATGTTGGGATCTTTGGCCTGTAATCCGGGTGCCAGCAGCCGGATGCTCTCCTGGTACAGCTCGAGGCTGTCGTAGCTCTTCTCCAGACAGGcctttctctccatctgccGCGCCGAGAAGGCGAGCACGGCGTAGAACAGACCGGGCGAGCTCTGTGCCAGCAGAGGCACCTGGATGCCAAAGTGGCGGGCCTCGTCGAATTTGTCGAGGTATGGGGAGCACTCGATCACCCAGTTCTTGAGATACTTGACGAGCCTCATCTTGGGGATCGAGACCCGCGAGAAGTCGAGGCTCTTTGAGGACGGCACCGACGCCCGGTCATGATCTGCCTCATCGGCGGCCGGCTCGGGAGTTGCGCTCTTGCTCGGGTCGAGACTCACTCCAGCAAAGAGCAGTCCTCGCAGCTCTTCCTGAAGCTCGATATATCTGGGGTTGGCGGCGTAATCGTCAAAGGGAGAGAGCGAGGTCGGGGACATGAAGGCGTCCCCGTCAACATGGTTAGTCGTTGGATCTTCCATTGCCAGTGGCCATTGGGTGTGGGTGTGGTTATTGGCtttgaattttttttttcttttcctttcttcttccctgctTGCTCGAGTCCACCTCCCTGCCGCCTGGTCTGATATCAAGGATTCCTGGCGTGACTTTTGGATTGTGCTAGAGTAAAGTAATCCGGGCTTCTGACGGTCAGATGCGGTTTTGGGGGCCgagaagagaacaagatcCACCAACTAGACAAATGGATGAAGTAATAGAATCGAAACACTAACGATTCGTATTCACTTTAATTtggaaaaaaacaaggaaagaataaaaaatttCGGCTCTCCACGTGGAAATTTTGGGGAACATTCGGGTGAGCAGCTCAAGTGGAACCTTTGGACAAGGGGATCGATCAAATCCAGATGCttggagaagttggagaGCTTTTCGCTTCTCTCCGCAAATTCAAACTCGCAAACCCGGCCAACCTCCAGAGGCGCGGGGCTAGCAGCAAAACTAACGGCACGAATTGCCCGTTTTTGCGGAACAAAGCACCcgttttcttcaatggcGGTGGTTTGAGGTTCGAGTTTCTAGTTTCTAGTTTCTCTGCGCCGGGCACATGACATGAGTGTCGCATCGAGTCAGTCAAGGTGCCC
Above is a genomic segment from Trichoderma breve strain T069 chromosome 6, whole genome shotgun sequence containing:
- a CDS encoding fungal specific transcription factor domain-containing protein; protein product: MEDPTTNHVDGDAFMSPTSLSPFDDYAANPRYIELQEELRGLLFAGVSLDPSKSATPEPAADEADHDRASVPSSKSLDFSRVSIPKMRLVKYLKNWVIECSPYLDKFDEARHFGIQVPLLAQSSPGLFYAVLAFSARQMERKACLEKSYDSLELYQESIRLLAPGLQAKDPNMLVTACILAVLELMSGSPRNWRRHIEGCASLFAFYEVTGFSGGLLQAVFWCYARMELCGAIISGGAESTVLSLDKWVPPVPEGLGTSKSQAEDFVKSIFYQKGRETPDMHANWAVYLCAKACDLMYRQVRLVELGEPDETDDRPFIDRWRRLWSELQFWRDTRPKCLLPIMTTEASESQIFPIILFAHWAAISSNQLYHAACIVMLEMRPPGETLPNTLEYSAVWHAQRPLYIAGRLLTHPREHLEVARLFKIIDRTTGWGAIWRLKDLEAEWGYESGEILSMI